One window from the genome of [Clostridium] celerecrescens 18A encodes:
- a CDS encoding cupin domain-containing protein, with the protein MDIFNVDKLPEQFIWDDEIGLVTKLLGEAAGSQKIYVNIDYVPPKAYSTRYHSHSQQEEFFMILSGTGTLRLNEEERTIKQGDFIAKPAGKNIAHTFYNSSDEVLAILDIGTNQSEDTCYYPDDDMYMQKSYGLRRVFKGTDLNTSWLPEPNPKE; encoded by the coding sequence TTGGATATCTTTAACGTGGATAAATTGCCTGAACAGTTTATTTGGGATGATGAGATCGGTTTGGTAACAAAGCTATTGGGGGAGGCTGCCGGAAGTCAGAAGATTTATGTGAATATTGATTATGTTCCGCCTAAAGCATACAGTACGAGATATCATAGTCATTCACAGCAGGAAGAGTTTTTTATGATCCTTTCCGGTACTGGAACTTTACGCTTAAACGAAGAGGAGAGAACCATAAAACAGGGAGACTTTATAGCAAAACCGGCAGGGAAAAATATCGCCCATACATTCTATAATTCCAGTGACGAGGTTTTGGCAATTTTGGACATTGGAACTAATCAAAGTGAAGATACTTGCTATTATCCTGATGATGATATGTATATGCAAAAATCTTATGGTTTGAGGCGGGTTTTTAAAGGAACTGACTTAAATACTTCATGGCTCCCGGAGCCGAATCCAAAAGAGTAG
- the ilvA gene encoding threonine ammonia-lyase, translating into MLTLEKFEEASEAVSKVILETKLVYSEYFSAQTGNKVYFKPENMQYTGAYKVRGAYYKISTLSEEEKSKGLIAASAGNHAQGVAYAAKLAGIPATIVMPTTAPLMKVNRTKGYGAEVLLEGDVFDEACNYAYKLSEERGLTFIHAFDDLDVAAGQGTIAMEIIKELPTVDYILVPIGGGGLCTGVSTLAKMLNPKIKIIGVEPAGANCMQESLRQGKVVSLPSVNTIADGTAVKCPGEKLFPYIKENVDDVITIEDSELIVSFLDMVENHKMIVENSGLLTVAALKHMNVDNKKIVSILSGGNMDVITMASIVQLGLMQRDRIFTVSVLLPDKPGELAKISALLAKEQGNVIRLDHNQFISINRNAAVELRITMEAFGTEHKNTIMAALTAQGYRPKLVKSKGTYAD; encoded by the coding sequence ATGTTGACATTGGAAAAATTTGAAGAAGCATCGGAAGCCGTTAGCAAAGTTATCCTGGAAACAAAGCTGGTATACAGTGAATATTTCTCCGCTCAGACTGGCAATAAGGTATATTTCAAGCCTGAGAATATGCAGTATACCGGAGCTTACAAGGTGAGAGGGGCTTATTATAAAATCAGCACCCTGTCTGAAGAAGAAAAATCCAAAGGTCTTATTGCTGCCTCTGCAGGTAATCACGCCCAGGGTGTTGCCTATGCTGCAAAGCTGGCCGGCATTCCGGCAACCATTGTTATGCCCACCACGGCACCCCTGATGAAAGTAAACCGTACCAAGGGCTATGGAGCGGAGGTCCTATTAGAAGGCGACGTTTTTGATGAGGCTTGCAATTATGCCTACAAGCTTTCAGAAGAACGGGGGCTTACCTTTATTCATGCATTTGATGACCTGGACGTAGCAGCCGGGCAGGGAACCATTGCCATGGAGATCATCAAGGAACTTCCTACTGTTGATTATATCCTGGTACCCATCGGAGGCGGCGGTCTTTGCACAGGAGTTTCTACTCTGGCCAAGATGTTAAATCCCAAGATCAAGATCATCGGCGTGGAACCGGCAGGTGCCAACTGTATGCAGGAATCCTTACGGCAGGGGAAGGTGGTTTCCCTTCCAAGTGTCAACACGATAGCAGACGGAACAGCTGTAAAATGCCCTGGAGAAAAACTATTCCCCTACATCAAGGAAAATGTGGATGATGTCATCACCATAGAGGATTCTGAACTGATCGTGTCATTCCTTGACATGGTTGAAAACCATAAGATGATCGTGGAGAATTCAGGGCTTCTGACGGTTGCGGCATTAAAGCACATGAACGTGGATAATAAAAAAATTGTCTCTATCTTAAGCGGAGGAAACATGGATGTGATTACCATGGCTTCCATAGTCCAACTGGGCCTGATGCAGAGAGACCGTATCTTTACGGTATCTGTTCTGCTTCCGGATAAACCAGGAGAGCTTGCAAAGATATCTGCGCTACTTGCAAAAGAACAGGGTAATGTCATCCGTCTGGATCACAACCAGTTTATCAGCATTAACCGGAATGCGGCAGTGGAACTCCGCATAACCATGGAAGCATTTGGAACGGAACATAAGAATACCATTATGGCAGCACTTACGGCCCAGGGTTACCGGCCTAAGTTGGTTAAATCAAAAGGGACTTATGCGGATTAA